TCGTTTCGTTGTTGGCCACCTCTAGTTCAACTGGACGACAGATGAATTTTAGGCTTTCATTTCGTCTCATGGCACCTGGGAGAAGGCCCGTTTCTAGTAAAATCTGAAATCCATTGCAGACACCGAGGATTGGTTTTCCAGCCTCAGCCGCTTTGATGACTTCCTTCATGACATTACTGAATCGGGCGATGGCTCCGGAACGAAGGTAGTCTCCATATGAAAACCCACCAGGAAGCAGGATTCCATCATAGTCTGCTAGGTTATCTGCATCATGCCAAACATAATCGACTTGCTCTCCTAGCTCATCTTGAATCGCATGAAACATATCAACATCACAATTGGAACCTGGAAATACGATTACCGCGAATTTCACAGAGCAACACACTCCTCAATCTCGTAGCGATAATCTTCAATAACTGGATTAGCAAGCACTTTGTCGCAGAT
The DNA window shown above is from Bacillus carboniphilus and carries:
- the purQ gene encoding phosphoribosylformylglycinamidine synthase subunit PurQ is translated as MKFAVIVFPGSNCDVDMFHAIQDELGEQVDYVWHDADNLADYDGILLPGGFSYGDYLRSGAIARFSNVMKEVIKAAEAGKPILGVCNGFQILLETGLLPGAMRRNESLKFICRPVELEVANNETMFTSDYEQNETIRIPVAHGEGNYYCDEKTLLSLKANNQIVFTYKNNPNGSLENIAGIINERGNVLGMMPHPERAVDDLLGGADGLKLFKSIVKQWRESHVVTA